Proteins from one Chitinophaga oryzae genomic window:
- a CDS encoding T9SS type A sorting domain-containing protein encodes MNPHLLTGFLLRKMPLLVLFVFLMNTCSYAQKAYVSSQNFQIYGLCVGCAVQNPQNVVGPDESNYASLQIPLGLMGRIEQTLIFPAVKKYTKVVIGIGTNQSGLSAQLLAGVSVETFNGNTSNNDYRIVDSELLNIGISGSGSGRGTIEFATTQPYDRIRISLNAGLLNLNGGLNVYYAYQLDNRIYANRETHKVPKPCTYCDVQNPQNAVGPNENDFSTLNVSASQALYFPAARTFTKLVIGVGSDTKPIEQIRRERALISTINIDENNNPEVVVGLKPDPQDPYRGTIEFMTSQLYHGVSFTLINYANYTADLKIYYAYQDELMLNACKSVLFDPFYYFPFNGNTYSTTPGFYLNASTLFPEYKNDIGCDRGLTSTTAACTLESPDISPSLYTGDITIAFWADIREGDPPVPDPDNPGEYLPPARPQPFLTLEAFGQKFHMTPEHLEVGEEFDGGQIEQRPGYAHYVLVLKADGPATDNACIYINGKPGQGDENCTSWTQEGRSNHKKIKIALDRADIDELVIYNRALSDGEIRLLAHAYPVSPNSAASARTAVSNKMKTVAAKENKKLTISPNPTTGQITLHGNLPLQDAEIIVRSTVGAEVYRSKVRSTVIDLPPTLPGGMYVLTLQTKDKRLFTRKIVLTR; translated from the coding sequence ATGAACCCTCATTTATTAACCGGCTTCCTTCTCAGGAAGATGCCACTGCTGGTGCTGTTTGTGTTCCTGATGAACACGTGTTCCTACGCACAAAAAGCATATGTCAGTAGCCAGAACTTTCAAATTTATGGACTATGCGTGGGTTGCGCTGTTCAAAATCCGCAAAATGTTGTCGGACCTGATGAAAGTAATTATGCTTCCCTGCAAATTCCACTGGGACTTATGGGAAGAATAGAACAAACACTGATTTTTCCAGCCGTAAAAAAATATACGAAAGTTGTTATTGGCATAGGCACAAATCAGTCAGGTTTATCTGCACAGTTACTGGCAGGAGTTTCCGTGGAAACTTTTAACGGCAACACCTCCAATAACGACTACAGGATCGTGGACAGTGAATTACTCAACATCGGTATATCAGGTTCCGGATCAGGCAGAGGCACTATAGAGTTTGCTACCACCCAACCGTATGACCGGATCAGAATAAGCCTCAATGCCGGCCTCTTAAACCTCAATGGAGGGCTTAATGTTTATTATGCCTATCAGTTGGATAACAGAATTTATGCAAACAGAGAAACACATAAAGTTCCCAAACCATGCACCTATTGCGATGTTCAAAACCCACAGAATGCAGTTGGCCCCAATGAAAATGATTTCTCGACGTTGAACGTATCTGCTAGCCAAGCCCTTTATTTTCCTGCCGCGAGAACTTTTACCAAACTGGTGATAGGGGTTGGCAGCGATACTAAGCCTATTGAACAAATAAGACGGGAGAGAGCATTGATTAGCACAATAAACATAGATGAGAATAATAATCCGGAAGTAGTTGTCGGATTAAAGCCAGATCCTCAGGATCCCTACCGGGGAACAATAGAATTCATGACCTCACAGCTTTATCATGGTGTTTCGTTTACACTGATTAACTATGCAAACTACACGGCGGATTTAAAAATCTATTACGCTTACCAGGATGAGCTTATGCTGAATGCCTGTAAGAGTGTTCTATTTGACCCATTTTATTATTTTCCCTTTAATGGAAATACCTACAGTACAACCCCCGGATTTTATTTGAATGCGTCTACGCTGTTTCCCGAATACAAAAATGATATAGGGTGCGACCGAGGTCTCACTTCAACAACCGCAGCCTGTACGCTTGAAAGTCCCGATATCTCACCATCGCTTTATACCGGAGACATTACCATTGCGTTCTGGGCTGATATAAGGGAGGGTGATCCACCTGTTCCTGATCCGGATAATCCCGGGGAATATCTTCCTCCTGCAAGGCCACAACCTTTTCTTACGCTGGAAGCTTTTGGTCAAAAGTTCCATATGACGCCTGAGCACCTCGAGGTTGGTGAAGAATTTGACGGCGGACAAATTGAGCAAAGGCCCGGTTATGCCCATTATGTATTGGTATTAAAGGCGGATGGACCGGCAACTGATAATGCCTGCATTTATATTAACGGAAAACCAGGCCAGGGAGATGAAAACTGTACCTCATGGACACAGGAGGGACGAAGTAACCACAAAAAGATCAAAATTGCCCTCGACCGGGCAGATATCGACGAACTGGTGATATATAACAGAGCGCTGAGTGACGGGGAAATACGCCTGCTGGCACATGCTTATCCTGTATCTCCAAACTCAGCGGCCAGCGCCCGGACAGCCGTATCAAACAAAATGAAAACGGTTGCTGCAAAGGAAAATAAAAAGCTGACGATATCCCCTAACCCAACAACGGGACAGATTACTTTACATGGAAACCTTCCCCTGCAAGATGCGGAGATCATTGTAAGAAGTACTGTTGGCGCGGAAGTTTATCGTTCCAAAGTAAGATCCACTGTGATTGATTTGCCACCGACGTTACCAGGAGGAATGTACGTACTTACCCTGCAAACGAAAGATAAAAGATTATTTACCCGCAAGATTGTCTTAACAAGATAA
- a CDS encoding DMT family transporter, with translation MKKTYLILHLSVIIAAFTGIFGKLISLNEGLLVWYRIFFSFVWLFFIVKIFKVSTAIPRREKFDIAKIGLLITIHWIFFYGSIKYGNISIGAVCYCLTSFFTAIFAPLINKKKFAVTELVLSLFTLLGISLIFHFDVSYQLGIALGTISSAFAALYTIYNERLVKRYDSKLINYYQMMGGTVGWGILLPVYLYFFPVKNILPVGEDIVYLLLLSLICTVGLYIMFAETLKKVPAFTVNLSFNLEPIYAITIAFLFFGEGKQVNGAFYVGLALVGISVILQTVISVRQKRRVS, from the coding sequence ATGAAAAAAACATATCTCATCTTACACCTGTCGGTGATCATCGCAGCCTTCACCGGTATATTCGGAAAACTGATCTCTCTTAATGAAGGGCTGCTGGTCTGGTACAGGATATTTTTCTCTTTCGTCTGGTTGTTTTTTATTGTGAAAATATTCAAAGTTAGCACTGCCATTCCCCGGCGGGAGAAATTCGACATCGCGAAGATCGGGCTGCTGATCACCATTCACTGGATTTTCTTTTACGGCAGCATTAAATACGGTAACATTTCCATCGGCGCTGTTTGCTATTGCCTGACCAGCTTTTTTACCGCGATATTTGCGCCGCTCATCAACAAAAAGAAGTTCGCCGTCACAGAGCTGGTGTTAAGCCTGTTTACCCTGTTGGGTATCAGCCTCATTTTTCACTTCGACGTATCTTATCAGCTGGGCATCGCGCTGGGTACCATATCATCCGCTTTCGCGGCACTGTACACCATCTACAACGAACGGTTGGTGAAACGGTACGACAGTAAGCTGATCAACTATTACCAGATGATGGGCGGCACTGTCGGCTGGGGTATTTTATTGCCGGTGTACCTTTATTTCTTCCCGGTAAAAAATATTCTCCCGGTCGGGGAAGATATCGTATACCTGTTGCTGTTATCCCTGATCTGTACGGTGGGGTTATACATCATGTTTGCAGAGACGTTGAAGAAAGTCCCGGCTTTTACGGTCAACCTGAGTTTTAACCTGGAACCCATTTATGCCATTACCATCGCCTTTTTGTTTTTTGGAGAAGGGAAACAGGTAAACGGTGCGTTTTATGTAGGATTGGCGCTGGTCGGTATTTCTGTGATTTTGCAGACGGTGATTTCCGTGCGGCAGAAACGGCGGGTCAGCTGA
- a CDS encoding DUF6734 family protein — MLTSPAVIQTLCLRNNGNDPLSNSLGFPSPEFNWMSWALSAAQLHKLYGEVHLYTNDAGKEVLIDRLQLPYTHVHTVFSDEDVPAALWAVPKVRTYSLQKAPFVHFDGDTFLWERIDKEIMNAELITQNQEHTPAFYRPILQDLLKQGAWLPDYLAEAVGAGAPIVSYNAGVMGGKNIDFFQRYTNEAFRMIQKNRDKAAVLAHPEFNMIYEQVIFGALAARENIPVKCYFPEPVTDMVYRGITNFNEVPSRKRFIHMLGSFKSHLETCLMLAKRLRKDFPEYYYRIISECKKSNITMQLRCYQEEETARRGSKQDWHAVYEHERMQFEKFDLTFGDEERLSRARFQTNKLLRRKMHKSGGEEKLLCRIPSGYVKMFRRVACDEMDTLLLSHLGRPRRLDAIMDYLRQFFDEAEIEKSPASYRELVLLHLKRGCGNQLFSIS; from the coding sequence ATGTTAACATCACCCGCCGTCATTCAGACCCTCTGCCTCCGCAACAATGGTAACGATCCCTTATCGAACTCACTGGGATTTCCATCCCCGGAATTTAACTGGATGAGCTGGGCCCTAAGCGCAGCGCAGCTGCATAAGCTATATGGGGAAGTCCATTTGTATACAAACGATGCCGGAAAGGAAGTGCTGATAGACCGGCTGCAACTACCCTATACGCATGTACACACTGTTTTCAGTGATGAAGACGTCCCTGCGGCGTTGTGGGCAGTGCCCAAGGTGCGCACCTATAGCCTCCAAAAAGCGCCTTTTGTTCATTTTGATGGTGATACCTTTCTCTGGGAACGAATAGATAAAGAGATAATGAATGCTGAACTCATCACCCAAAATCAGGAACATACACCCGCATTCTACCGTCCTATCCTGCAGGACCTGCTTAAGCAGGGAGCGTGGCTGCCCGACTATCTGGCTGAGGCTGTTGGAGCAGGGGCGCCTATTGTATCCTATAATGCAGGCGTAATGGGAGGGAAAAATATTGATTTCTTCCAAAGGTATACCAATGAGGCTTTTAGGATGATACAGAAAAACCGGGACAAGGCCGCGGTGTTAGCGCATCCCGAGTTTAATATGATTTATGAGCAGGTAATATTCGGTGCGCTGGCAGCCAGGGAAAATATCCCGGTGAAGTGTTATTTCCCGGAACCCGTCACAGATATGGTGTACAGGGGAATTACAAACTTTAATGAAGTTCCTTCCAGAAAGAGATTTATTCATATGCTTGGCAGCTTTAAAAGTCACCTGGAGACCTGTTTAATGCTTGCCAAGAGATTAAGAAAGGATTTTCCGGAATACTATTACCGTATCATATCGGAGTGTAAAAAATCAAACATTACGATGCAGCTGCGCTGCTACCAGGAGGAAGAGACTGCCCGGCGGGGCTCAAAACAGGACTGGCATGCTGTTTATGAGCATGAACGGATGCAGTTTGAAAAGTTTGACCTTACCTTTGGTGATGAGGAACGATTGTCCCGGGCCCGGTTTCAGACTAATAAGCTGTTAAGAAGAAAAATGCACAAGTCAGGCGGAGAAGAGAAGCTGTTATGCCGTATACCCTCCGGCTATGTGAAAATGTTCAGAAGGGTAGCATGTGACGAGATGGATACACTGTTGTTATCACATCTGGGAAGGCCTCGCCGTCTGGATGCTATCATGGATTATCTCAGGCAATTTTTTGATGAAGCAGAAATAGAAAAAAGTCCCGCCTCCTATCGGGAGCTGGTCTTACTGCATCTCAAGCGGGGATGTGGCAATCAATTATTCTCTATCAGCTGA
- a CDS encoding TlpA family protein disulfide reductase: MYLANAFHWDTFLDSAIVKNDSFYFRLKVPSSFEPYYASISYIDKDGRIRSFRYTNRALTTEKQAYLHSAFVLEPGITNVTGELTCFGEGDGYYCKGLEIKAGKETEVMYKHQMSGFGRLGTSDTTQRAAIIKRYQQEITEYPMAYTLLQDIYGSKEEYTDKELESLLSLFNTDVQHSGTAGKLKSFIGTRTQFRKEKAALAATDTSGNKKNWIVPSSKLNLLVFWASWCGPCREEIPELKKIHARFSGKGIHMISISIDKNQADWMKAVRQEAMPWEQVKVDSTEINRVKAGFNFSAIPLTVVTDHTGKEIRRYSGFSGNTEKELLSLFDALLKK, encoded by the coding sequence GTGTATCTGGCAAATGCTTTTCATTGGGACACTTTTCTTGATTCCGCGATTGTTAAAAATGATTCCTTTTACTTCAGGCTAAAAGTCCCCTCCTCTTTTGAACCTTATTATGCCAGCATCAGCTATATTGACAAGGATGGCCGGATCAGGAGCTTCAGATATACCAACCGGGCCCTTACCACCGAAAAACAGGCATACCTGCACAGTGCTTTTGTGCTGGAACCAGGCATTACAAATGTTACCGGAGAGTTGACTTGTTTCGGGGAGGGCGACGGCTACTATTGTAAAGGCCTGGAAATAAAAGCAGGTAAGGAAACGGAGGTAATGTACAAACACCAGATGAGTGGTTTCGGACGGCTTGGTACTTCCGATACTACCCAACGGGCGGCGATCATTAAAAGATACCAACAGGAAATCACTGAGTATCCTATGGCCTACACACTGTTGCAGGATATATACGGATCAAAGGAAGAATATACTGACAAGGAGCTCGAAAGCCTCCTGTCGCTTTTTAATACGGATGTACAGCACTCCGGAACAGCCGGCAAACTGAAAAGTTTTATTGGGACCAGAACTCAATTCCGGAAGGAGAAAGCAGCATTGGCTGCGACCGACACCTCCGGCAACAAAAAAAACTGGATCGTCCCTTCTTCCAAGCTTAATCTACTCGTCTTTTGGGCCAGTTGGTGTGGCCCTTGCAGGGAGGAAATTCCTGAGCTGAAAAAAATCCACGCCCGATTTAGTGGTAAAGGTATTCATATGATCAGCATATCCATAGATAAAAACCAGGCAGACTGGATGAAGGCTGTCAGACAGGAGGCGATGCCATGGGAGCAGGTGAAGGTGGACAGTACAGAGATCAATCGCGTGAAGGCAGGCTTTAATTTTTCTGCTATCCCGTTGACGGTCGTTACTGACCATACCGGGAAGGAAATCAGGCGATACTCCGGGTTTAGTGGAAATACCGAAAAAGAACTGCTATCACTGTTTGATGCGTTATTAAAAAAATAA
- a CDS encoding vitamin K epoxide reductase family protein: MPMSILHAFFHLSKDNCVLATQQLLRLLKVNVTNESLENALKGHPDYPSLLSVYESLTQWGVKTKAVKVSQENFASVPCPFMAHVREGTQTRFVTVGEVTETQVIFYNDSNKPVSEKRMHFLGRWTGVILLAEAEDTAGEEDYRLKQRSAMASRAGIGLTFLTPLIFFCLQAFLSSGQQRTAVWMMVIYSILKLSGLVVAGLLLMGELDQHNPLLKKICGVGKTTGCGAVLSAKSSKIFAGISWGDIGFAYFSGGLLSLFMSHFSPGAVYAASLLSLLSVGFIPYSLYQQKYVIGRWCLLCLTTLAILFCEFCCAVWIRPFPMAFSVNMLEQTGSLIAFICIPLFLRQVIKPLQLKAKEGVLKGHSLSKLMRNQQVFQSTLTNQKAVSSHEGLGILIGNPDAVNKVIKVCNPYCPPCIQSHGAIGAIARSGHDVSVQIIFTATAEESDVRSFPAKHLLALYDRNDPALMLQALDDWYHHPNYADFALKYPLPEGIHQHGPRLTAMRRWCDTAGVTATPTFFINGHELPDIYTINDVRYFLST; the protein is encoded by the coding sequence ATGCCGATGTCTATCCTCCATGCATTTTTCCATCTCTCTAAAGACAATTGTGTGCTGGCCACCCAACAGTTGTTAAGGCTGTTGAAGGTAAATGTTACCAATGAATCTCTGGAAAATGCATTAAAAGGGCATCCTGATTATCCGAGTTTACTGAGCGTTTACGAGTCGCTTACACAATGGGGCGTAAAAACAAAGGCGGTGAAAGTCAGCCAGGAAAATTTTGCATCGGTTCCCTGCCCTTTTATGGCACATGTCAGGGAGGGTACGCAGACCCGGTTCGTCACCGTAGGTGAGGTAACCGAAACGCAGGTAATATTTTATAATGACTCCAATAAGCCTGTATCTGAAAAGAGGATGCATTTTCTGGGCAGATGGACGGGGGTTATACTGTTGGCAGAAGCGGAGGACACCGCCGGCGAGGAGGATTACCGACTGAAACAGCGCAGCGCTATGGCGTCCCGGGCGGGGATCGGACTCACCTTTCTGACGCCATTGATCTTTTTTTGCCTTCAGGCATTTTTGTCGTCAGGGCAACAGAGAACTGCTGTCTGGATGATGGTGATTTATTCTATACTGAAATTGTCGGGGTTAGTGGTGGCCGGATTACTGCTTATGGGAGAGTTGGACCAGCACAATCCGTTATTGAAAAAAATATGTGGCGTGGGAAAGACGACCGGTTGCGGTGCAGTGTTGAGCGCAAAATCTTCCAAAATTTTTGCCGGTATAAGTTGGGGCGATATTGGGTTCGCTTATTTCTCAGGTGGGCTGTTATCTCTTTTTATGAGTCACTTTTCTCCCGGTGCCGTCTATGCTGCTTCACTGCTGAGCTTATTGTCCGTCGGCTTTATACCTTACTCTCTGTATCAACAGAAGTATGTCATTGGTCGTTGGTGCCTCCTTTGCCTGACTACGCTGGCTATTCTTTTCTGCGAGTTTTGCTGTGCGGTTTGGATACGTCCGTTTCCGATGGCCTTTTCGGTTAACATGTTGGAACAGACCGGATCGCTCATTGCTTTTATATGTATTCCCCTTTTTCTGCGCCAGGTTATCAAGCCGCTGCAGCTAAAAGCCAAAGAGGGCGTATTGAAAGGGCATTCGCTTAGTAAATTAATGCGCAATCAACAGGTTTTCCAGTCGACATTGACGAATCAGAAAGCCGTGAGCAGCCATGAAGGCTTAGGCATACTGATTGGAAATCCTGATGCCGTCAACAAAGTTATTAAAGTCTGTAATCCGTATTGTCCTCCCTGTATTCAATCGCACGGCGCTATAGGAGCCATTGCCAGATCCGGTCATGATGTTTCGGTACAGATCATTTTTACCGCTACGGCAGAAGAATCTGATGTTCGGAGTTTCCCGGCAAAACACTTGCTGGCATTGTATGACAGAAACGACCCTGCGCTGATGCTGCAGGCGTTGGATGACTGGTATCATCACCCGAACTATGCCGACTTCGCCTTGAAGTACCCTTTGCCGGAAGGCATCCACCAGCATGGCCCCAGGTTGACAGCCATGCGCAGATGGTGTGATACGGCAGGTGTTACCGCTACTCCAACGTTCTTCATCAACGGACATGAATTGCCGGACATATATACCATCAACGATGTCAGGTATTTTCTGTCTACATAA
- a CDS encoding 6-pyruvoyl trahydropterin synthase family protein: MLQLTKIFSFETAHALHAYNGKCKNIHGHSYKLHVTVKGRDNSEAYLPAPGILVDFKVIKELVQQTIVQHFDHRLILSAAYMQAHPDCSTQENLWVWEMEPSAENMILYMQRVLQAALPEEVALAGLRLYETSDSYAEWVPAG; encoded by the coding sequence ATGTTACAACTGACAAAAATATTCAGTTTCGAAACGGCGCATGCCTTGCATGCCTACAATGGAAAATGCAAAAACATCCACGGGCACTCCTACAAACTGCATGTAACGGTAAAAGGCCGGGACAACAGCGAGGCTTATCTGCCGGCGCCGGGGATACTGGTCGATTTTAAAGTAATCAAAGAACTGGTGCAGCAGACCATCGTGCAGCATTTTGATCATCGCCTGATACTTTCGGCGGCCTATATGCAGGCCCATCCCGATTGCAGCACCCAGGAAAACCTGTGGGTATGGGAAATGGAGCCTTCCGCGGAGAACATGATATTGTATATGCAACGGGTATTGCAGGCGGCGCTGCCGGAAGAGGTGGCGCTGGCCGGCCTGCGGCTCTATGAGACCAGCGACTCGTATGCTGAGTGGGTACCGGCGGGTTGA
- a CDS encoding RrF2 family transcriptional regulator, with protein sequence MLSKTAEYALRATIYIALKGSEENKLGIEEIALGIDSPKSFTAKILQLLTQNNRVISSVRGPNGGFYLTDRARKLPVKAILEAVEEASVITKCVLGLKECSETRPCPMHTQYKSIKKQLKQMFEKTSIQQLVDEFNKGNYFIDNLKGVRKPC encoded by the coding sequence ATGCTGTCGAAAACTGCTGAATACGCCCTGAGAGCGACAATTTACATTGCGCTGAAGGGGTCGGAAGAGAACAAGCTGGGAATCGAGGAAATAGCCCTGGGCATTGATTCACCCAAATCATTTACGGCCAAGATACTACAGCTGCTCACGCAAAACAACCGCGTGATCAGTTCTGTGCGCGGCCCCAATGGCGGATTTTATCTGACCGACCGCGCCCGGAAGCTGCCGGTAAAGGCCATCCTCGAAGCGGTGGAAGAAGCCAGCGTGATCACCAAATGCGTACTGGGCCTGAAAGAGTGCTCCGAAACAAGGCCCTGCCCCATGCACACCCAATATAAAAGCATCAAAAAACAGCTCAAACAGATGTTTGAGAAAACATCCATCCAGCAACTGGTGGACGAATTCAACAAAGGCAATTACTTTATCGATAACCTGAAAGGCGTCCGCAAACCCTGCTAA
- a CDS encoding flavodoxin domain-containing protein, with the protein MRGIIIFQSKYGATRQYATWISKALQIPAAAAGEITHAQLAAADFIILGTSIYIGKMLLRGWLEQQAPQLRGKPLFLFVVCATRGEKQEKLNSYVVQNMPAQLLSHCHRYFYPGKIQYSELSFADKLKVRAGGLMARLMNKPLDISDFNRIDETLAAPLVADVQSFHQNQNP; encoded by the coding sequence ATGCGCGGCATCATTATTTTTCAATCCAAATACGGGGCTACAAGACAGTACGCCACCTGGATCAGCAAGGCACTGCAGATACCGGCAGCAGCAGCCGGCGAAATCACCCACGCCCAGCTGGCGGCGGCCGACTTTATCATCCTGGGCACCAGCATCTACATCGGGAAGATGCTGCTGCGCGGCTGGCTGGAGCAACAGGCGCCGCAGCTCCGGGGCAAACCGCTGTTTCTCTTTGTGGTATGCGCCACCAGAGGGGAGAAGCAGGAAAAGCTCAACAGCTACGTTGTACAAAATATGCCGGCACAGTTACTCTCCCACTGTCACCGTTATTTCTACCCCGGCAAAATACAATACAGCGAACTGTCATTCGCCGATAAGCTGAAAGTTCGCGCCGGCGGCCTGATGGCCCGGCTCATGAACAAACCGCTTGACATATCGGACTTCAACCGGATCGATGAAACACTGGCTGCGCCCCTCGTAGCCGATGTGCAGTCGTTTCATCAAAACCAAAATCCGTAA
- a CDS encoding c-type cytochrome — MKQASFLTAVAATALLLYSCGSAPQQADTEKPATDNSMAASTTAPAADAPATAGDDKGKGKFTSVTLTDPLDQAMITSGKSTYEVKCAACHKLSAEKLVGPGWKGVTERRKPEWIMNFITNTDEMIDKDPAAQAMLEECMVRMPNQHLTDDEARHLLEYMRANDGKK; from the coding sequence ATGAAACAAGCATCCTTCCTCACAGCAGTCGCGGCAACGGCATTGCTGCTTTATAGCTGCGGATCTGCGCCACAGCAGGCCGACACGGAAAAACCGGCCACCGACAACAGCATGGCCGCCTCCACCACAGCTCCCGCCGCGGATGCGCCGGCTACTGCCGGCGACGATAAAGGCAAGGGCAAATTCACCAGCGTCACCCTCACCGATCCGTTGGACCAGGCTATGATCACCAGCGGTAAAAGTACCTATGAAGTAAAATGCGCGGCCTGTCACAAACTGTCCGCCGAAAAGCTGGTCGGCCCCGGCTGGAAAGGCGTTACTGAAAGAAGGAAACCGGAATGGATCATGAACTTCATCACCAACACCGACGAAATGATCGATAAAGACCCGGCGGCACAGGCCATGCTTGAAGAATGTATGGTACGTATGCCCAACCAGCACCTTACCGATGATGAAGCCAGGCACCTGCTGGAATACATGCGGGCCAACGACGGTAAAAAATAA
- a CDS encoding nitrous oxide reductase accessory protein NosL, with the protein MKHKTLIFVISFFALQMACRPESEPIDFGHDACTHCKMTIMDKRYAAELITPKGRAYKFDDIVCLLQYNAANTPASGTRFLVTDYSDSSHPFTDAQKAVYLHSESFKTPMNGRCAAFSQEKNAIPHKDNLEQRLLKWEDLTQLKP; encoded by the coding sequence ATGAAACACAAGACACTGATTTTCGTGATTAGCTTTTTCGCCCTGCAAATGGCCTGCCGCCCTGAATCCGAGCCGATCGATTTTGGCCACGACGCCTGCACGCACTGCAAAATGACGATTATGGATAAACGTTATGCCGCCGAACTGATCACCCCTAAAGGCAGAGCATATAAATTCGACGATATCGTTTGCCTCCTGCAGTACAACGCCGCCAACACACCGGCGAGCGGCACCCGCTTCCTGGTGACCGACTACAGCGATTCCAGTCACCCTTTCACCGATGCGCAGAAAGCCGTGTACCTGCACAGCGAATCCTTCAAGACACCGATGAACGGCCGCTGCGCCGCTTTCAGCCAGGAAAAAAACGCCATTCCGCATAAAGACAACCTGGAGCAACGATTATTAAAATGGGAAGACCTTACCCAGCTAAAGCCGTAA
- a CDS encoding NosD domain-containing protein, which yields MKHAWILSWLILAAGSLQAATIVVKPGPDALRKAISSARPGDTLAVQPGVYREHSLQVDRRLTILGNGTPVIDAEYKHPGFLITADSVTMQGMQIQHTGRSSISDIAGVRVSNAGYITLRNNKILDCTYGIYLQNAQHCLVEGNTVHSGIKNEINGGNGIHAWKCDALQIRSNSISGHRDGIYFEFVTNSGIEGNLSTANQRYGLHFMFSHHDTYTKNIFRENGAGVAVMYTREVTMTDNTFIQNWGTPPMGCC from the coding sequence ATGAAACATGCATGGATATTGTCATGGCTGATACTGGCCGCAGGTAGCCTGCAAGCCGCCACCATTGTGGTGAAGCCCGGTCCTGATGCGCTTCGTAAAGCCATCAGCAGCGCCCGCCCCGGCGACACGCTGGCCGTACAGCCCGGCGTGTACCGGGAACACAGCCTGCAGGTAGACCGTCGCCTCACCATCCTGGGCAACGGTACGCCTGTGATCGACGCGGAATACAAACACCCGGGCTTCCTCATCACGGCCGACAGCGTGACCATGCAGGGAATGCAAATACAGCATACAGGCCGTTCTTCCATATCCGACATCGCCGGCGTCCGCGTCAGTAATGCCGGTTATATCACGCTTCGCAACAACAAAATACTGGACTGCACCTACGGCATCTACCTCCAGAATGCCCAACATTGCCTGGTAGAAGGTAATACCGTACACTCCGGCATCAAAAATGAAATCAACGGCGGCAACGGTATCCACGCCTGGAAATGCGATGCGCTGCAAATCAGGAGCAACAGCATATCCGGCCACCGCGACGGCATCTACTTCGAGTTCGTCACCAATTCCGGCATAGAAGGCAACCTCTCCACTGCCAACCAACGCTATGGCCTGCACTTCATGTTCTCTCACCATGACACCTATACGAAAAATATTTTCCGGGAAAACGGCGCCGGCGTGGCTGTCATGTACACCCGCGAAGTGACCATGACAGACAACACTTTTATACAAAACTGGGGGACGCCTCCTATGGGCTGCTGCTGA
- a CDS encoding NosD domain-containing protein: MTHNRFIKNTIAIHMEGTTRVSVQRNLFQDNGWALRVMASSSGSQFTGNNFIGNSFDVATNGTLMLNEFHRNYWDKYDGYDLNRDQIGDVPHYPVSVYAVISEKIPSAMILYRSFLTSIMEQVEKVMPSIIPDQLKDDQPFMKKLEL, translated from the coding sequence ATCACCCACAACCGCTTCATCAAAAACACCATTGCTATCCACATGGAAGGCACCACCCGCGTGTCTGTACAGCGCAACCTGTTCCAGGACAACGGCTGGGCCCTCCGCGTGATGGCCAGCTCCAGCGGCAGCCAGTTCACCGGCAACAACTTTATCGGCAACTCTTTCGATGTGGCCACCAACGGTACCCTCATGCTCAACGAGTTTCACCGCAACTACTGGGATAAATACGACGGCTATGATCTCAACCGCGATCAGATCGGCGACGTGCCACACTATCCCGTCAGCGTATACGCCGTAATATCAGAGAAAATACCGTCCGCCATGATCCTGTACCGCAGCTTCCTCACCAGCATCATGGAACAGGTGGAAAAAGTAATGCCCAGCATCATCCCCGATCAGTTAAAAGATGATCAGCCATTCATGAAAAAACTGGAACTATGA